The DNA sequence TGTAATTACTAATTACTAGTTAGAGCGACACTGTTGCGCACTTCACTTCGTTCTTGTCCTTCTCATCTctggaaataaaaaataaaaaaaatatccagtTGACTGTTGAGATTAGAGTAGATAGATTTCCCAAAATCTGGTGGTTTAAGCGGAAGCCTCACTTTGTGTGGATGGGATAATCGCCTCCGTGTGGTTCTGCATATTCCACGTGGGAATCCCACTCGTTACTGTCAGAATTATTTATATTTGGGCTACCTTGGAGGCTAGAAGGCCCAAAACAAACCAAGAGAAAATTGCAACACGACAGTACACTAATCATGGGCTATGAACTGAATGGTTACTCATGGACATATACCTCTTGAAATTTTGTTGCAAAAAACCTGAAATGTATTATTTATGGACACGGATGTTACGACGTTTTTAGATCCCATCTGAAATTGATGATATTGatagtaaattattttttgttggaACGAAATAGATTAGCTCAAATGATTGAATAAACTAAAGCCGACCAAAAAAATAAAGCCGACCAACCACTAAAtttaatgaaaagaaaagaagcagaTGAGATAATAATGTTTAATGTGAATGTGTCGTATTCACATTGGCTTCCTCTGCGTTCACCCATGACGCAGCGTGTCCAAAACAGAGAGCGCGTGTGGAACGTGTTGAATTTTCgaagagatatatatatatatatagaaggcaCACAGCTTGTGCCGGAATCATCTTATcgacagaaaagaaaagaaaagaaaagagaatccaATTGTTGtgagaagaagaggaaaaatgGCGGAGGAAGGAGTAGTGATTGGTTGCCACAGCGTGGATGAGTGGAAGGATCAGCTCAAGAAGGCAGAAGACTCCAACAAACTGGTTCGTAATTATTGTTCCCTTGTTCATGTATCCATATATAATTggttatttatttctaataatgTTATGGTACATTTTGGGCAGGTTGTAGTGGATTTCACAGCTTCTTGGTGTGGGCCGTGCCGCTTCATTGCCCCAATTGTGGCGGAGTTTGCTAAGAAGTTCACAAATGTGGCGTTCCTGAAGGTGGATGTGGATGAATTGAAGACTGTGGCTGAGGAGTGGGGAATTGAGGCGATGCCAACCTTCCTCTTCATCAAACAAGGTAAATTAGTAGACAAGGTCGTTGGTGCTAAGAAGGATGAACTTCAATCCACTATCACCAAGcatgttgctgctgctgcttgaACCATCTTTCCATACATGACTTCGTCATCGCCATCTTATCCGTAATAATAAGTGATGAATAATTCTAGTACTAGTTTTAGATGCTCAATTTCTACCCACATTGCACTTTAATTACCTGTATTTTAAGTCAGTTCGGGACTTAGTAGTAGTACATGCACCGTTGCATTATCCTACTTGTGATTAAGTTGTAATTGTTGAAATTAAATGAGCATAATATCATTTATCAAAACAGTTGACCCCCTTCTATTCTGAATTTATCCCATCTACTACCTACTAATTTTATTCTTAGAGGACTT is a window from the Arachis hypogaea cultivar Tifrunner chromosome 17, arahy.Tifrunner.gnm2.J5K5, whole genome shotgun sequence genome containing:
- the LOC112764500 gene encoding thioredoxin H-type; the encoded protein is MAEEGVVIGCHSVDEWKDQLKKAEDSNKLVVVDFTASWCGPCRFIAPIVAEFAKKFTNVAFLKVDVDELKTVAEEWGIEAMPTFLFIKQGKLVDKVVGAKKDELQSTITKHVAAAA